A genomic segment from Aegilops tauschii subsp. strangulata cultivar AL8/78 chromosome 1, Aet v6.0, whole genome shotgun sequence encodes:
- the LOC141037311 gene encoding uncharacterized protein, with protein sequence MWSKLQNLKSVSNLPWLVIGDFNEALWNFEHFSVTPRAEAQLVPFRDTLEICGLVDLGFSGVPFTYDNKRSGSVNVRVRLDRAVATNAWRNLFDFASVDHIPSPCSDHVAIFLKGEPDLGPVGGKGRRYEVSWERDSSLPEVIKQAWAAVGEVQNRAQLRDALTITMRTLGTWSRKFGNVMRELAKSRTQLEELMSMNADREDIRKVSDRMNELLYQEEMLWMQRSRISWLKEGDRNTIFFHSKAVWRARKNKIRQLTDSIGVVHSDFAAMSKLANEYFRGIFSADASPDASPVIDLWETMVTTEDNDRLCAPFSDKEISDAMFQIGPLKAPGPDGFPACFFQRNWSTIKESVIAAGD encoded by the exons ATGTGGTCGAAGCTGCAGAATCTCAAATCTGTAAGTAATCTTCCCTGGTTAGTGATCGGCGACTTCAATGAAGCCTTGTGGAATTTTGAGCATTTCTCGGTAACACCCAGGGCAGAGGCCCAACTGGTACCTTTTCGAGACACTCTGGAAATCTGCGGGTTGGTTGATTTGGGATTTAGTGGAGTACCTTTCACCTATGACAATAAGCGCAGCGGGTCGGTGAACGTAAGAGTAAGGTTGGACAGAGCGGTAGCTACTAATGCATGGAGGAACTTGTTTGATTTTGCATCTGTGGATCACATCCCGTCGCCTTGCTCAGACCATGTGGCGATCTTTTTGAAAGGCGAGCCGGACTTAGGCCCTGTTGGAGGAAAAGGCAGGCGGTATGAGGTCTCTTGGGAGAGGGACTCGTCTCTACCAGAGGTTATAAAACAGGCATGGGCTGCTGTTGGTGAGGTACAGAATAGGGCGCAGCTGAGAGATGCATTAACAATAACTATGCGTACACTTGGTACATGGAGCAGGAAATTTGGGAATGTGATGAGGGAGCTTGCCAAGTCACGTACTCAATTGGAGGAGCTCATGAGCATGAATGCAGATAGAGAGGACATCAGGAAAGTGTCGGACAGAATGAATGAACTGTTATATCAAGAAGAAATGTTGTGGATGCAGAGATCAAGAATATCATGGCTCAAGGAGGGCGATCGAAACACAATTTTTTTTCACAGTAAGGCGGTTTGGAGAGCTAGGAAAAACAAGATACGGCAGCTGACTGATAGCATAGGTGTAGTGCATTCAGATTTTGCAGCAATGAGCAAACTTGCGAATGAATACTTTCGAGGTATTTTTTCAGCTGATGCATCTCCTGACGCGTCTCCAGTAATTGATCTATGGGAGACCATGGTGACAACGGAGGATAATGATCGGCTGTGCGCTCCTTTCTCTGATAAAGAGATCTCGGATGCCATGTTCCAAATTGGCCCATTGAAGGCGCCGGGGCCGGATGGTTTCCCCGCGTGTTTTTTTCAGCGGAACTGGAGCACAATAAAAGAAAGTGTGATAGCAGCG GGCGATTAG